A segment of the Methanobacterium sp. genome:
TCAGAGTTTTTGAATAATAAATTCTCTTATCCCTTTCGATATAATGCAAAGAAGAAACCAGTCCAAATTTTTACATTCTAATGTATTCATAAATTATAAATTTTAATTTTAACAGATATTAGAGCATAGTTTTAGATAATTTGGTATAGGGGAGGTTTTTAGTTTCTAATAAAAATCGATCCCGAAGAGATGATCAGGATAAAAAAGAGTATGTAGAGTTTTTTTCAAGAGCACACTGGCCCGGAATATTTGGTGGGGCCATTTGTATTATATAACTTATCTCCCGAAGATCGTGCAATAGCCCCAAAGATTACCAGAAATAGTAACAAAACAACTCGTACCCATTGAATGGAAAGACAAATGGGCATCAATGCAACCATTCCTACTTGAATAAGCCATATTAGTGCTTAAATTATTTAGGGGATTTATTGGTTGGGATAAAATTTGCTGCAATGCTTATAGATTGTAATCTCAAATAAAAAAAAGTAAAATAAAAAAAAAGGGTGAGTAATTTTTATTCCCCTAGTAATTTTTCTTTAATAGGCTTAAATAAACCCCATTTAAGGTTAATTACAGAGTGGGCCCCGAATCGATATCAGACCCGGTCGAACCGGTCCAGGTTCATGACCTTGTCCCACGCCTTTATAAAGTCGTGCAGGAACTTTTCTTGGGAGTCTTCGCATGCGTAGAATTCTGCCAATGCCCGGAGTTCGGGGTTTGAACCGAAGATGAGGTCGCAACGTGTGCTGGTCCACTTGAGTTCGCCGGTTGCTCGGTCATGCCCCTCGAAAACATTTTCGTCTTCTTTTGATTGTTTCCATTCGGTTTGCATATCAAGCAAGTTCACGAAGAAATCATTGGTAAGCATCTCAGGCTTTTGGGTGAAGACACCATGGGAGGACCCGTCAAAATTGGCATCGAGGACACGTAAACCACCAATTAAGACCGTCATCTCAGGAGCGGTCAATGTCAACAGTTGTGCTTTGTCCACCAGCAACTCTTCGGCTCTAAGTGTGCTTTGAGCTTTTTGATAGTTGCGGAACCCGTCTGCGAAGGGTTCGAGCACGGCGAATGAGTCCACATCAGTCTGATCCTGCAGGGCATCCATGCGTCCCGGTGTGAAGGGCACTCTTATAGTATATCCTGCATTTTTCGCCGCCTCTTCAACACCAGCACAACCTGCCAGAACAATGAGATCAGCCAGGGAGACCTTCTTGTCACCGGATTGGGCCTGGTTAAATTCACTCTGGATACCTTCCAGTGTCTTGAGCACTTTGGCTAGCTGGTCGGGTTGGTTGACTTCCCAATCCTTCTGGGGTTCCAGGCGAATACGAGCACCATTGGCACCGCCACGTTTGTCGGAGCCTCGGAATGTGGATGCTGAGGCCCAGGCAGTGGAAATCAGTTCTCTGACTGATAGATCTGAAGCCAGTATCCATTCCTTAAGGGTGGTGATGTCTTCTTCATTGATTAATTCGTGATTGACTGCAGGGATAGGGTCCTGCCAGATGAGATCCTCGTCTGGTACCTCCGGGCCGAGATAACGTGCCTTGGGGCCCATGTCACGGTGGGTTAGCTTGAACCATGCCCGGGCAAACGCGTCTTTAAGCTCGTCAGGGTTCTCATAGAAGCGTCTTGAAATCTTCTCGTAGACCGGGTCTAACCTTAAAGAGAGGTCAGTGGTTAGCATGCCTGGGGTGCGACGTTTTGATGGGTCGTGGGGATCAGGCACGGTATTTTTGCCTGAGTCACCCCTCGGCCTCCACTGGTAGGCGCCAGCTGGGCTCTGGGTCAGCTCCCATTCGAATTCGAATAATATCCTGAAGAAGTTATTGTCCCACTGGGTGGGTGTGTTGGTCCAGATAACTTCCGGGCCGCCGGTAATGGTGTCGTTACCTTTACCAGTGCCGAAGCTACTCTTCCAACCCAGACCCTGTTCCTCGATTGGAGCAGCTTCCGGCTCCGGGCCCACCAGTGCCGAGTCACCAGCACCGTGGGTTTTGCCGAAGGCGTGGCCACCTGCAATGAGGGCCACTGTTTCCTCGTCGTTCATTGCCATGCGGGCGAAACTCTCCCGGATATCATGTGCTGCTGCTATGGGGTCTGGCTCGCCGTTGGGGCCTTCCGGGTTCACATAGATCAAACCCATCTCCAGGGCGGCAAGGGGATTTTCGAGGTCACGTTCACCGGTATGACGCTGATCTGTAAGCCACTCTTTCTCAGAACCCCAGTATACGTCCTTCTCTGGTTCCCAGATGTCCTCACGCCCCCCACCAAAACCGAAGGTCGCAAACCCCATGGATTCCAGGGCGACATTGCCTGCGAGAATCATCAGGTCGGCCCAGGAAATTTTCCGACCGTATTTCTGCTTGATAGGCCAGAGCAGCCGGCGAGGCTTGTCGAGATTGGCGTTGTCAGGCCAGCTAGAGAGAGGTGGAAATCGCTGGTTAGCGTTGCCCCCACCTCCACGGCCATCGCTGATACGGTATGTGCCGGCGCTGTGCCACGCCATACGGATGAATAAAGGCCCATAGTGGCCAAAATCCGCCGGCCACCAGTCCTGTGACTGGGTCATGAGTTCATGGAGGTCATTTTTCACGGCCTCTAAGTCTAGGCTCTTGAATTCTTCGGCATAGTTGAAATCCTCATCCATTGGATTGGACTTTTCAGAATGCTGGCGCAGGATGTCAAGATTCAACTGGTTTGGCCACCAATCAATGTTCGTCGTGCCACTTTTAACACCTTTTTGGCTTTCATCATCCATAATTTCACCCTCTTTTTCCACTTTAATTCATCCTATTTTATTTTCACAAAAAACTGTGATTTCGTGTTTTTAGAGCTTAATTACTATTATTTAACCTTCTTTTAGAAAATATAATTGAATATTTTAATATTTTCTAACGTTTATTTATTAGGTTACAACTTTTAATTAAAAATTTTTATTTAATTATCTCGTAAATTTTCATAAATTTAATAATGAATGTAGATTTGAGGGATTCCAATTAATTTACTAAAAATAAAATCCAAATTATAGGGCCATTACCAGATAGATCCAACACCGATCTTACACTTGCAATAATGATCATGTATACTAACACCAAACAAATTAAATATTTACTATAGAGATATAGAAAATTTTCCGGATTAAAGCTCTATTAAAAGTTTTTCAAGCTCCAAAACAAATTTTTTTGCTCTATCCCTAGAAGTTTTGGATTTTGATACCTTCACATCATATCCAACTACATACTGGGAATCTAGTCTTTTTTTATGCTCTAAATCATAAAGTTCAATTATTCCATCGGTTACATTATCTATTTCATTGTATTCATCTTGAGCTTCTTCAAAATCTTCTAAAAGGAAATTTTTTAATTTGTCTCTTACAAGAACAATTAAAGCATCGGCAGTTACCCTGTGAGAAATCTGATCTCCCACTTTAAAGCCCATTTTATTGAGAACTGCATTGGACATATAATACATTGAATAATATTAAGATACGATAACCCACAAAGGAGATATTTCTTCTTTAAATAGATATTCAGCAACTTCTAAACTTTCAGTTGCATTGTTCCATAAAGAATTTATCAAATCTGAGTCCGGGATTTGTTTCTTTATATATTCATCTTTTAGATCTAGAGTAAAGTTTTTTTGAGCAATTCTTATCCTTTCAGCATCCAACATCTTCTAACACCCTGTAATAGTCTTCAATGCCTAAGAGTATTATATTAGATTTTAGAGCCTCAGATACTACACTAAATTCCTTATTCTTAGCCATAGACAAAAATTCTTCAAAATTAAAAGTTACAAGATGTATGTCTAAAGCTAATATGTTCATCATTTTTTCAAATTCTTTTTCTCTCTCGCTTTCTGAAATTATCATTAAATCTATATCAGATGATTTAGATGCAGTACCCTTGGCATGAGAACCAAATATTAAAGCGATGAAAGGGAATTTTAATGACTTTAATTTTAAATGTAAAACTTTAAGATCTTTATTTTTCTCTAAAAGATTCTGACAACGTAAATATTCTGCATGAAATATTAATGGATCGACTTTTTTCAAAAGTAGACATTCATAAGCCCCACCATATTTCTTCAATGAAACCAAGTTAGAATTATGGAGTTTTTTCACTATGGTGTGAACATTTGAATAATTCAAATTCAAATCCCGTGATAAATCCTTAATGCTTGTTTTTTGGCAGCCTTTCTCTAACAATTCCGTGATAATTTTAATTGTATTATTTTTCATAGAACCACTTACATCTATTTAATACCATAAACTGTATTGCAAAATTACAATATACCTATTGTACTTTTACAATATACATATTGCAGTTTTACAATATAAAATGTACACATTCAAATAAAAGTAATATTATTTATTTCATCACTGATTTTTATAGTTATGAGGATTTCCAATAATTCAAAATCAGAGAAAAAAATAAGGGCAATTAGGGCTTCAAAATCCATAAATAAGAAAGTTTTTTGGCACCAAAAATTAATTACTTGACAAGTAGTTATCTCCAAGCATAGTTTGATATGGTCTTTGAATAAGGGATGTCAAAAATTGATGAAACAAAACTGTGTTGATTTCCTGCTCAAACCGCAGAATTATGGGCTGATACTGGTTGAGATGAGTGCTGGGGAGAATGATAAACCCCAGATAACCAGACCATAACCCGATAAATCGGAATACGGAATTTTAATCTCCAATACAACCATTAAGATAAAAAAAGGAGGGTAAAGTTATTTTATTCCTTGGTGACTTTTTCTTTTGTTTGAGAAGCTTAATCGATCTTTTTAACTGATTAATAATATTGTCAAATTGAGAATCACTCAGAATAGTTTTTATACCATCAAGAGATATGATGATGACATTTTTTAACTACAGCTATCTCGTTGAATGGGTTTTAAATTCTCTAATTTATTCACTACTCTCCTCTTGCATTTGTTTGATATTATTGATAACATCGAGTAATTGCTGTGTAACATCACGCCCATATATTAAATTATTTGTATCAATGATGTGCCTAGACTCTTTCAGACATTTTTCGGCTTCGAGGATTATTCCAAATTTCAAATAATATAATCCCATGTTGGCTAACACATTTGCTTCTCCCTGCCTGTCTTCGATTTCTCTATTGATCTCCAAAGCGGATTCTAAGTATTTAAACGTCTTATTCAAATTTTTTTTCTCACCATATACAAGCCCTATACCTTCCAGTTCGTGTGCTATTTCCTTTTTAAAATTATTAGCTTTAGATATGCTCAAAGCTTTTTCATGGTATTCTAGGGCACGGTCCAATTCTCCTTTCTGTCTTAATGTAAGTCCAATAGCATTTAAGTCAATAACTATCTCTTTGGGAATCCCTATTTTTTCCTGCATCTTCAAAGATTCATACATATGCTCTAATGCTTTATCAAACTCTTTTTTTTCTAAATAAACCCAGCCGATGTTTCCAATTTGATTTGCTTCACCTTGTCTATCGTCAATTTCTCTAAAAATTTCTCGAGATTGATTCATGTATTCCAATGCATGATCATACTGACATTGATTTTTTAGGGCCCATGCCATTTTACCTAGTTCTTGTGCTTTTTTCTTTTTTAAAATATCTGATTGATTCATGTTTTTCCCCCTCAGTTTTCAATTATGTCATGTAAATAGATGCTTCCCAAATTTTTCTATAAATTTTATATAATTCAATGATTTTTTCTTTAGATTTTGTTTTTAATTTCATATTGGGTCCTGGAAAGATTTCAAGCAATTTTTCTGCATCTTTTTGGTTAGGAACCATAGCACTCAATGAACTTGCAGTTATAATCTTACAATTTTCTTTTTCCTCTTCAGAAAATGGTGCTTCAAGTGAATCCATTAATACTAAAGAGCTGATCCCTTTTTGAAATGATTTATTCCATTCAAGACCATATGATAATAAATTTGCCCAATTATTCTGAGTTTTGGCAAGTCCAACGAGATTTCCAACTTTTGTTTCTAGTTTTGTGGCCTTTTTAAAAAAAGAATTTGCTTCACTAAATTTTTCAATAAAATAACTGGAATCATTCTTCTCTGTATTTGTTATTAAACAATTACAACATATTACTCCTAAATTACCATAGTTTCTAGCAAGAAACGCAGTTTTTTTAGGAACTTCTAGTTTTTTAGACAATTCTTTTGCTTTAATGAGCGATTTATAAGCCTTATCAAAATCTTTTTTTTCTAGATGAATTAATCCAATATCTTCATAAATTTGAGACATCATTATGAAATAATTATTAGGAGTAGAAAACTCATCTTTATTTAAAGCATTATATTGAGATTCAATAAGCCTTTTCGCCTCTTCTAAGCATTTTAACGCGTCTTGTAAATTATTAAGTTCTTTAAGGCTAATTCCTTTATCTCTCAACAGTTCAGCTGCATAACTTAAAGAACTTAATAATTTACCAGACTTTAAAAAAGAATCAACATCCTTAAGGTTTTTTTCAAATAATGCTAACGAAGATGCCTGAACAGAACTCTCAAATTTGTTCCCATATCGTAATATTAAACTAAGTAATGAGTAAGGAGATTTACTTAATTGAATATCTTTAGATGTTTTAGATTCACTTTTATCATATTCTTCAATTAGAATTAAGTTGTCAGTGAAATTTTCTTCAGATAAAAATGAAAGAAATGTATTACAGTAGACACCGATAGTCTGAAGGTGTTTCTTTATTAACTTATCAATTGGACTATCTTCCCTTCTATTAGCATCTGAATAAAACTCAAATGTTTTATTGCTGCTATTTTGACTGTGTAAAACCCAAATTATTTGTTTTACATTAGAATTTTCAATAATAGGAAAAATGTCTACGTCTTCCCCGGAGTATCCTAAGAAAATAACTACATAATTTTCTAGAATATATCTTAAAAAATCACTCTTGTTTTGTGATAATCGTAGATATGCATTATTAGCAACTTCTGTAATTGAACCTATAATGCTATCATGAGTTTTATTTCCATCCCAATCACATATACTTCCGTGAATTTTATATAGGCCTGGAACTGCTTTATTTTCATCTATTTTTTTAAAATCATCATCACTGTAAAATAGCTGTGTTTTTTTTGGTTTAAAAGAATCTTCAATGAGTGTGTCAAAGTTTGTGGTGATAATCAATTCGACGATTTTCTTATTAAAAAGATTTGCAATATTGTAATGGTTGTGATTTGGTTGTGAATCCATAATAAAATCCATTCTCTCCTTCCAATCGTACCTCCCCTTCCATTCATCTAACAAATAAAGAAAAACTTCTAATCTTAATTCTGAAATGGTATTGTTAACATCTTTATTAATAGATTCAGGAATTTTTATCCCATTGAGGATCTCTTCCATTATTTTTTCTTTTAGTTCATTCCCTGTAGGGAGAGATGATGGAGAATCCTTGGAAATCCCAGATCCTAAAAAAAGAGCTATGGGCTCTTTTGAGATTATTTGTTTCAGTTGATTTAATTCATCAAAAGCCATTTTAATCCCCTGATAATTAAGTTAAGTTGGCCAATAAATCTTAGTCAAAGGAATTAAAGACCTTGCATCAGTATCAAAATTATCATAATATTGAATTATTAGACTGACTAACATGTCCGCATCTACGAGTGTGACCGGATTATTAGATCTTTCACCTTCATACTTTGCCTCTTTGCTGTATCCTCCTGTAGATACATATAGACCCTTGTCACCAGGTCTTAAACCGCCGGTAAAGCTTCGAATCTCTGGAGACCCCATTTGACCTTTCCTATGTTTTACTTCAACTACTATTCGTGGTTCACTTAATCCCAGGCCATCTGGTGAAGCTAAAATGTCACGGCCACGATCTGGTCCTTTGGAAGATACTATGGTCTTGTAGTCCATTGCTCTAAGTACACCGGCAACTAACTCCTGCATTTCTTCCCAGTCAAGATCTAACATTTTATCTTTGATAAATTCCTGAGATTTAGCTAATATATCCTGTTTTAAACTAATTAGTTCCTCATCTTCATCCTGAATTTCTTCTACTGGCACTATCCCATGGAGAGCGTCAAGTATTCCTTTAGAAGCGTCAGGATTGATTTCAAATATAGTAGAAATAGCACCTAGTGTATTTTTGGTGGATGTGGAAAGATCATCTCTATTAACAGTTCCTAACCATTTTACTTTCCTAGAATCACAGTATTCCAAAGGATTTTCAGGTTAAAATGTGTCATCGAATACATAATCAGATAATATTTTTCCAACTAGATAAAAACGGTTTTGAGGGTCATAAGAAATAACATGATCATTTTTTTGAAAATCAAAACGAAATTTACTTATTTGAGATGCCCATATGGCAATCTGACCCGGTTTTTTATCGGGAAATTTATTTTGGATCTTTAATTTGATTTCTTCAGGACTTTTAACATTGCTTAAGTCCCCTATTTCTGTTCCTACAACAATTATATTCTCGTTTTTAAACCTATCTATTAAAAAAGCTGATTCTCCGGCTCTTACCATCCACATTTTTTCCATACAAATTCCCCTTTTAATTCATGGATAAAAAGTCTTTAATGTGATTTAATGGCTACTTTGAGATAAAAATACTCTCTTTTTGATTTCATCTCTTAAAATCCCTTTCCTTTTTTCAAAAAAATTTTCAAAATCTTCAAATTCTAAACTTGTTTCTAATGGAATATAATTATCTAATAAAAATTTATCAATATCTCTGACGTTTGGAATACAATCTGCATTTTTACCATGCAACCAAGCATTGAATGGAGTTTTGTTTTTGCTTTCGTTTTCAGATCCTTCCATTATTTGCAGATTAGGTAATTGATCTTTCAATAATTGCCAATGTTTCCAATTTTCTTCAGGAATCCCATATTTTTTGAGTTTAGCATTAGTGAAAGAACTTGCAGGGTGGATATGGTCTTGATGCCATTTATTTAGTCCATATTTTAAGTTTGGATATAATAATGAAAGTATTAAGAAGGTATAAGGTCCTTTTTTAGTTTCTAATAAATCTTCTATATCTTCTTCATCAATTTTAAAACGTTTATTCCCGGGTAGTTCCAGATTATTCACGAAATCTGTGATTTCAAAATCTTTATTTCTTAGAATGTAAGATTCATGGCCTTTTGTTCGTATGGCATCTCTAATGCTTGTTAAAACACTGTCACCTTGACCACCATAGACTTTCTGAAGTAAACTTTGGATTAAATAAATTTTCAATTCATGTTTAGTTCTTTTGTTTATTTGCCCGCCTTTTAATAGATAATAAGCGATAGGAATTGTTGCGTTTAAAGAAGTAAGATTCTTCTCATTAATACCAAATTCAACTAGTAAATCTACCATGTTTTCGATTGATGATTTTATTTGTTCCCAATTTTCTGTAATTTTTTCAATATTTGCTTTTTTGAAACTTTTAACTGTGAAAACAATCTGTGAGTCTGTAAGCACGAGGCATGCTCTCATAATAAAATCATTATCGAAACTGAATCCGTCTCCTTTTTGGTTTATATTTTTTAACAGGGAATCAATTTCATTTCTTGCTTCTTCCCATCTTGCTACAATAGTTGAGAAAAGGAGGTCGGATTTAGATAGTGGAGTGCCTCCACTGTTTACCCGGACAAATATATCTAAAATTTTATCAAGGTCTTGTTGTTCTAATTCAAAGTAATTAATCAAATCATCTCGGATAAGCCTATTATGAAGCACCCTCAATCTTTTCTTGATTTGTTGTCTCATTTCTTTAATGCTAGAAACGATTTCAGTATTGATAGATGGATTCTCCACTAAATCATCGTAAAATTTGTCTAAATCAGGATCTAAACCCCAAGTCAAAACTTCTTTGACTTTAAACCATAGTTTTTCGTCCTTGAATCTGAAGTAAGATTGGTTTTCATCAATTATTTCGCCATCTTCTTCTTCCAAGAATCTAAATTCGTAAATTAGGCCATCTTCGAGTTTTGTGGATTGAAATAGATTTAGATACATCTCTCTTGGCGGATATGCCTTATCACTTTCAACTCGATAATGTTTTTTCTTATAAGCGTAAGTTCCTTGAAGAGCAATGTACATTGAACTTAATCTCTGCTGACCATCTAATACTCCTATTATTTTATCTTTAAGGTCAGGCTTCGGTGCTATTTCATTTAAATAATTGTCACGTTCATGATAATTGTGAATAAATTTGTAAAATGTATAATCATCCTTTGTAGCTCCCACTACAGACCAAAAAAGAAAAGTTCCTATCGGATAACCCCTCATGATAGAATCAAAAAGCATTTCAATCTGATCATATGACCAAACAAATTTTCTCTGAATTGCAGGCAGATAAACTTCGTTCTGAGATATCAGTTTCATCATGTTTCCAATGGAATCAGTTTTATATTTTTGCATAGAACTCCCCTTTATCCAATTAAATCTCTAAATCTTTCAAACCAGCAATAATTTTTTCTTCCAAATCCAAAATCTTCTTTTTAATTACTTCTGGAGGCTCGTATTCAATCTCTTCGTACTCAATTTCCTTGTAATTGGAGATGCTGAGACTGTAATCATTCTCTTTAATCTCATCCAGCGGAACCACGAAGCACTTGGCTTTCCTATCTTCCAGATCTTCTTCATTTTTCTGGTTGAATTTTTCAATAATATCTGAAATATCCCCTTTACCATCAATAAAGGTCCGTTTATCATCTAAAGAATAACCATCGGCCTCCATGTCATAGAACCAGACCTTTTCAGTTGGTTCTCCTTTGGTGAAGATTAAGATACCTGTGGATACCCCTGCGTAGGGCTTGAAAACACCAGAGGGCATGGAGATCACTGCATCTAACCTGCATTCCTCTAAAAGTTTCATTCTTATGGATTTATGTGCTTTGGAATTTCCAAATAAAACTCCTTGAGGTACAATAACTGCACATCTTCCCCCTATCGTTAGAATGTTGTACATTAATTCCAAAAAGAGAATTTCTGTTTTGGTGGTGTTTATTGTGAAATCATCGCTTAACTCTTCTTTGTTAATGCTTCCTTTAAACGGTGGGTTAGCAAGAACAATGTTATATTGCGGCCTTTGATCGTATCGTACGGAGATAGTGTTAATTTGATCAATGTAAGGGTTGCTGATGCCATGCATCATCAGGTTCATTAAAGAAATTCGGACCATTGTCTGGTCAAAGTCATAACCGTAAAGTGACTCATTCTTCAGAAACTTGAATTCTTCCTTGCTTAATTTATCCCCTTTGAAGTTGTATTCAATTCCTTCATCATCAATTTTAATTAAATCAGGGGATGTATTTGATTTGAGAATATGTCGATAAGAATTAACTAAAAAACCAGCAGTACCACATGCCGGGTCGCAGATTGTTTCACCTATTTTAGGGTTTAAGAGTTCCACCATCATCTGGATGATGTGTCGGGGTGTACGGAACTGACCGTTTTTACCGGAGGTTTTAAGTTCAGATAAGAGGTATTCGTAGAGATCCCCTTTGGTATCCAAATTTCGGTCCTTGATGTGCATATCGTCGATGATTTTGGTGGCTTCAGTCAGAAGACTCCCTGTAGGAATGGCAAAGACTGCATCTTTCATGTAACGGCTGTAAAGGGAATTCGCACCACCCAGATCCCGTAAGAAGGGGAATACTTTATCCCGAACATGGCCCAGCATCTCATCAGCAGCCATATTATTCCAGTTGGACCACCTGCAATCAGGACAGTCTTTAAAGATGGATTCATATTCTTCCTTACTGAGCTGTACATTCTTTTCCCTGGAGATCTCATCATCATCTAAACGTTTCATGAACATTAAGTAGGACATCTGTTCAATGGCCTGCAGGGGATTGGATATTCCACTGCTCCAGAACTTATCCCATAACTGGTTAATCTTTGATTTGAGGTCTGAGTCTAACATACGAGTTCTCCTTTGAATGCCTTTTGCATTAGGGTGTTGAATAGATTGTCTATTTCTTGTTTGGATTGGGATTGGCAAGCTTTTAGGGGTTCCACTTGTTGGACGATTTGGGCGAATTGATTTTGGAGTTCTAATGGAGGTATTGAAACCTCTAATTTATCAAAAAATCTTTTAGATACCCTTTTTTGTCCCGCACTACCAGTCATCATATTTTCAGCATTATCTCGGATAGAATCTAACGACAATAACTGATATATCCACTCAGAATTTACTTCTTTAGGCCTTAAAACATGAAATTCGGTCGAACCGAAGCCAATTTTAGTATCAATACGAGCTATAGTACCCTTTCCATTTTCCATACAAGGAGTAATTTTTGCAAATAAAACATCATTTTTCCTAAAGTAGGTGTAACCTTTAATAACATCACCTAAATTCTTTATTTTATGATTAAATATTTCTCCTTTTTCTCCAACATCTTCCATACCTAAAAAAGTAATTTCTGTGCTTGAAGGTAAATCATTGATTTCCGATTTTTTAGGATTGATTTCACATATTTCTGAAAGAGATTTAACTTCCCAATCTTTATTTTTCTCTTTATCAAAGAACATATGAGCGAATAAACTCTTTAAATAATCATCAATCAATTCATCAGCTTCTGCCCGCCATTCTTTCAGTTTTTCGCCCTTTTCCAGAATTTCAACTATTTTCTTTTGGGTTTCGATGGGGGGAACAGGGATTTTGATTTTTTCTAATCCAGATTTAGTAATTGCCTTAAAAGTTGATCCTGTTCCTGATTCTTCAATTTTAGGCTTTAAATAATTTAATAAGTAAAATAAATATTTATTATCACCATTTTTTAGATTTAATGAAGCTAAACCTCTTCCAATACAATAATCTATATTGGCAATGTTTACATCACCAACAGGAGCCCTAACAGACATTAGTATGCTCCCTCTTTTTGTCTTCCTTTTAGGATCAGTAGTGAATTTTATATGGTGAGGATATGTTTTTCCAAACTCTGCTTTTCCCTGTAAAAAAGGCATTCCTTCTCCTTCTTCATTATAAGAAGATCCAGGAGGTGATTGGCCCATCAACAATTCACAAGCATCCTTAATTTGAACAAATTTCCAATTGTAATTTAAATTTTCTTCTTTAATCATGATTAACTTCCGAAAATGCAGTTGAACGAACATTTATTTGATGATTTTAAGTCAATTCATATGTTTATTCCAAAAATCACATTATAGAATAGTTTCTCTTAACATGTATCCAACAACAGACTCTTTTTCTATTAAAAAGTCTAAAATTACTAAAAATTGTTGTTTTAATTGTGTGTTTTTTCTTAACTTTTCAGAATTTATATTCTCATACCTTCTGACAATATTCTCTAAATAATAGACCGTATTAGTCTCTAATTCATCTGACCACAAATTATTATAAACA
Coding sequences within it:
- the katG gene encoding catalase/peroxidase HPI, yielding MDDESQKGVKSGTTNIDWWPNQLNLDILRQHSEKSNPMDEDFNYAEEFKSLDLEAVKNDLHELMTQSQDWWPADFGHYGPLFIRMAWHSAGTYRISDGRGGGGNANQRFPPLSSWPDNANLDKPRRLLWPIKQKYGRKISWADLMILAGNVALESMGFATFGFGGGREDIWEPEKDVYWGSEKEWLTDQRHTGERDLENPLAALEMGLIYVNPEGPNGEPDPIAAAHDIRESFARMAMNDEETVALIAGGHAFGKTHGAGDSALVGPEPEAAPIEEQGLGWKSSFGTGKGNDTITGGPEVIWTNTPTQWDNNFFRILFEFEWELTQSPAGAYQWRPRGDSGKNTVPDPHDPSKRRTPGMLTTDLSLRLDPVYEKISRRFYENPDELKDAFARAWFKLTHRDMGPKARYLGPEVPDEDLIWQDPIPAVNHELINEEDITTLKEWILASDLSVRELISTAWASASTFRGSDKRGGANGARIRLEPQKDWEVNQPDQLAKVLKTLEGIQSEFNQAQSGDKKVSLADLIVLAGCAGVEEAAKNAGYTIRVPFTPGRMDALQDQTDVDSFAVLEPFADGFRNYQKAQSTLRAEELLVDKAQLLTLTAPEMTVLIGGLRVLDANFDGSSHGVFTQKPEMLTNDFFVNLLDMQTEWKQSKEDENVFEGHDRATGELKWTSTRCDLIFGSNPELRALAEFYACEDSQEKFLHDFIKAWDKVMNLDRFDRV
- a CDS encoding nucleotidyltransferase domain-containing protein; this translates as MKNNTIKIITELLEKGCQKTSIKDLSRDLNLNYSNVHTIVKKLHNSNLVSLKKYGGAYECLLLKKVDPLIFHAEYLRCQNLLEKNKDLKVLHLKLKSLKFPFIALIFGSHAKGTASKSSDIDLMIISESEREKEFEKMMNILALDIHLVTFNFEEFLSMAKNKEFSVVSEALKSNIILLGIEDYYRVLEDVGC
- a CDS encoding tetratricopeptide repeat protein, with amino-acid sequence MNQSDILKKKKAQELGKMAWALKNQCQYDHALEYMNQSREIFREIDDRQGEANQIGNIGWVYLEKKEFDKALEHMYESLKMQEKIGIPKEIVIDLNAIGLTLRQKGELDRALEYHEKALSISKANNFKKEIAHELEGIGLVYGEKKNLNKTFKYLESALEINREIEDRQGEANVLANMGLYYLKFGIILEAEKCLKESRHIIDTNNLIYGRDVTQQLLDVINNIKQMQEESSE
- a CDS encoding SIR2 family protein is translated as MAFDELNQLKQIISKEPIALFLGSGISKDSPSSLPTGNELKEKIMEEILNGIKIPESINKDVNNTISELRLEVFLYLLDEWKGRYDWKERMDFIMDSQPNHNHYNIANLFNKKIVELIITTNFDTLIEDSFKPKKTQLFYSDDDFKKIDENKAVPGLYKIHGSICDWDGNKTHDSIIGSITEVANNAYLRLSQNKSDFLRYILENYVVIFLGYSGEDVDIFPIIENSNVKQIIWVLHSQNSSNKTFEFYSDANRREDSPIDKLIKKHLQTIGVYCNTFLSFLSEENFTDNLILIEEYDKSESKTSKDIQLSKSPYSLLSLILRYGNKFESSVQASSLALFEKNLKDVDSFLKSGKLLSSLSYAAELLRDKGISLKELNNLQDALKCLEEAKRLIESQYNALNKDEFSTPNNYFIMMSQIYEDIGLIHLEKKDFDKAYKSLIKAKELSKKLEVPKKTAFLARNYGNLGVICCNCLITNTEKNDSSYFIEKFSEANSFFKKATKLETKVGNLVGLAKTQNNWANLLSYGLEWNKSFQKGISSLVLMDSLEAPFSEEEKENCKIITASSLSAMVPNQKDAEKLLEIFPGPNMKLKTKSKEKIIELYKIYRKIWEASIYMT
- a CDS encoding restriction endonuclease codes for the protein MEYCDSRKVKWLGTVNRDDLSTSTKNTLGAISTIFEINPDASKGILDALHGIVPVEEIQDEDEELISLKQDILAKSQEFIKDKMLDLDWEEMQELVAGVLRAMDYKTIVSSKGPDRGRDILASPDGLGLSEPRIVVEVKHRKGQMGSPEIRSFTGGLRPGDKGLYVSTGGYSKEAKYEGERSNNPVTLVDADMLVSLIIQYYDNFDTDARSLIPLTKIYWPT